The following DNA comes from Microbacterium foliorum.
GGGCATGGGCCCGCACGGACTCATCATCGGTGCGACCGGTTCGGGAAAGTCGGAGGTGCTCCGCACGCTCGTGCTCGCGCTCGCGATGACGCACTCGCCCGAGCAGCTCAACTTCGTGCTCGTCGACTTCAAGGGTGGAGCCACCTTCGCAGGCATGGCTGACATGCCGCACGTGTCGGCGATCATCACGAACCTCGGCGAGGAGATCTCGCTCGTCGACCGCATGCAGGATGCTCTGCAGGGCGAGATGGTGCGCCGTCAGGAGCTGCTCCGGGCGACCGGACCGTTCGCCAACGTCGCCGACTATGAGAAGGCCCGCCGTGGCGGTCGCACCGACCTCGCTCCGCTTCCCGCTCTCCTCATCGTCGCCGACGAGTTCTCCGAGCTTCTGTCAGCCAAGCCCGAGTTCGTCGACACCTTCGTGAACATCGGCCGACTCGGCCGTTCGCTGCAGGTGCATCTGCTGCTCTCGTCGCAGCGCCTCGAAGAGGGCAAGCTCCGCGGCCTCGACACGCACCTGTCATATCGGATCGGCCTGCGCACCTTCTCGGCCGCCGAATCCCGCACCGTCCTCGGAGTCCCCGACGCCTACCACCTGCCCACGCAGCCCGGCGCCGGAATCCTGAAGTCCGACACCGAGACCATGACGCAGTTCCGTGCCGCCTACGTGTCAGGACCCCCGCCCCGCCGTCGGCGCCGTGCGGCATCCGGTTCTGCGCAGAGCACCGGATCGACAGCCGTCGAGCTCTTCACCGCCGCGCCGGTGTGGCGGGCCGAGACGACGGTCGAGGAGCCCGAGGTCATCGTCGACGCCGAGCCAGAAGAGAAGCGCAACACGTTCGAGATCGCCGTCGAGATGATGAGCGGACGAGGGCAGGCGGCCCACCAGGTGTGGCTGCCGCCGCTCGAGACCCCCGCCACCCTCGATCAGCTGTTCGGCGATCTCGTCGAAGACCCGGCCCTCGGACTCATCTCCCCGCGGTGGAGGAGTGCGGGCGCGCTCACCGTGCCGCTCGGAATCGTCGACGTGCCGCTCGAGCAGCGCCGCGAGAATCTCGCCATCTCGCTCGGAGGCGCGGCCGGTCACATGGCGATCGTCGGCGCGCCGCTCAGCGGCAAGAGCACCCTCGCCCGCACCGCGCTGGTCGCCCTCGCCCTCACGCACACACCGCAGGAGGTGCAGTTCTTCGTCATCGACTTCGGCGGTGGCAGTTTCACCGGCCTGCAGCGGTTCACGCACATCAGCGGCGTGGCCACGCGCTCGGAGCCCGACATCGTGCGCCGCACGGTCGCCGAGGTCACGAGCCTGCTCAACGCGCGCGAGGTGTACTTCCGTCAGAACGGCATCGACTCGATCGACACCTACCGGCAGCGTCGCGCGCAGGGGCTCGCGGATGACGGGTACGGCGACATCTTCCTCATGGTCGACGGCTGGGGAACCCTGCGCGCGGAGTTCGAGATGCTCGAACCGCAGATCCAGGCCATCGCCGCGCGCGGACTCACCTACGGCGTGCACATCATCATCACGGCGTCGCGCTGGATGGAGGTCCGCGCCAACATCAAGGACCTCATCGGCACCCGCATCGAGCTGCGTCTCGGCGACCCGACGGACTCCGAGGTCAACCGCAAGGCCGCCGAGAACGTCACGGCGATCCCCGGTCGCGGTCTCAACGAGAACGGCCTGCAGATGCTCACGGCGCTGCCGCGCATCGACGGCGTCGACGACGCATCCTCGCTCGCCGGCGGCATCGACGATCTCGTCACCCGCGTGGCATCCGCGTGGCACGGCCCCGCTGGGCCCAAGCTGCGTCTGCTACCCTCGCGCATCAGCCACGCCGACCTCCGGGCAGTGGCCGCTGCTGCGTCGGCGGACGGCTCGGAGCCGCGTGAGATCCTGCTCGGCATCGACGAGGCGAACCTCGCGCCGTTCTCGATCGACCCGCTCGATGAGCCGCTGCTCTATCTCTACGGCGACGCCGACTCGGGCAAGTCGTCGATGCTCCGTGGTGTCGTGCACGAGATCACGCGCCTCTACGGTCCGACCGAGGCGAAGATCTTCGTCGTCGACTACCGCCGCGCGCTGCTCGGCGAAATCCCGCAGGAGTACCTCGGCGCCTACCTCACCTCGCACGAGATGACCGAGGGCGGGATGAGCGAGCTCGCGCAGTTCTTCCAGAGCCGCATTCCCGGTCCCGATGTCACACCCGACCAGCTGCGCTCTCGGTCGTGGTGGAAGGGTGCAGAGGGCTTCGTGCTGATCGACGACTACGACCTCGTGTCGACGTCGCAGGGCAACCCCGTCGCGGTGCTCGCCCCGCTGCTCGCGCAGGCGGCAGACCTCGGCCTTCACGTGATCCTCACGCGTCGCACCGGTGGAGCGAGCCGTGCCGCCTACGATCCGATCATCCAGCGCATGACCGACCTGGGCGCCACCGGCATCCTGCTCTCGGGAAACCCCGAGGAGGGGCAGCTGATCGGCAAGGTCAAGGCGGCCCCGGCCATCCCCGGCCGTGCTCAGATCGTCAGCCGCGACCGCGGGCTGGTCGCCGCCCAGCTGCTGTGGGTGCCGCCGAGCTATCAGTGATCGTGAGCGAGACGACCACGGTCGAGACGGTCTGGGTTCCCGGCCACGCCGGATGGCCGGGCCAGCAGCGTTCGACGACCGGGCTGACCGTGCTGGGTGTCGTGATCGCCACCGCGATCCTGTTCTATGCGGCGACGCTGGTGGCCGACCCCGCCCCGGCCATGAAGGTTCTCGGAGCGGGAGTCGTCACGACCGTCGGTGTCGCGGTCTGGCTGCTGACGACCCACCTCAGGGTCTCGCGCGTGACGGTCGTCCGCCCGGTCGTCGACGGACCGAGCATCGTGTTCGGTGGCGTTGCGCAAGCCGTCTGGCCGTTGCGCGCTCTCGTCCTGGCGGGGATGCTGCTCCTCGCCGGGTGGACATGGTCCGTCTTCACCGTTCCTGCGGAGCGGATGACGATGCTCACGTTGTTGGGAATCCCCGTCATCGGGCTCGCCGTGGTTGTCGCCGGCGCACGAGCCTGGTTCACTCCGCCCTCTCGTCATCGACTGACGCTGCGCCCTGACGGCCTC
Coding sequences within:
- the eccCa gene encoding type VII secretion protein EccCa, with the translated sequence MTGPRLAPPRVPSGKLPVQAPPELQPNDGGMGILGSLLPMLGSVGAIVMVTMSNQSVTGLLTGGMFLLSSLGFVAVNGWRQRSQRQAATLGARREYLAYLTELRQTVRVAARQQRRAANWHLPAPSALPYIAEERTRVWERGMNDPDFLSVRVGTSDQPLCVSLEAPELPPLAQLDPVAASAAHRFMLTHELQKNLSLGITLRDYARVEITGDETESRGLARAMLLHLATMHDPDTVQIVIAADAAVLPQWEWAKWMPHTHSRTVRDGLGAARMIGSQLSELEDMLPAEVRERPRFARDGSGPKVPHIVILTDGVTTSFNDVLVSGGGVQGVTVIDLPSRWGDLEDPNALRIAFEPGGKGSRAELVSLQVSARPFEADAISIVEAEATARRLIALYSGGTTITKKKSSTDQAELVELLGLPDVRDLDLDAAWSPRLERDRLRVPIGQTEDGSPLILDIKESAQQGMGPHGLIIGATGSGKSEVLRTLVLALAMTHSPEQLNFVLVDFKGGATFAGMADMPHVSAIITNLGEEISLVDRMQDALQGEMVRRQELLRATGPFANVADYEKARRGGRTDLAPLPALLIVADEFSELLSAKPEFVDTFVNIGRLGRSLQVHLLLSSQRLEEGKLRGLDTHLSYRIGLRTFSAAESRTVLGVPDAYHLPTQPGAGILKSDTETMTQFRAAYVSGPPPRRRRRAASGSAQSTGSTAVELFTAAPVWRAETTVEEPEVIVDAEPEEKRNTFEIAVEMMSGRGQAAHQVWLPPLETPATLDQLFGDLVEDPALGLISPRWRSAGALTVPLGIVDVPLEQRRENLAISLGGAAGHMAIVGAPLSGKSTLARTALVALALTHTPQEVQFFVIDFGGGSFTGLQRFTHISGVATRSEPDIVRRTVAEVTSLLNAREVYFRQNGIDSIDTYRQRRAQGLADDGYGDIFLMVDGWGTLRAEFEMLEPQIQAIAARGLTYGVHIIITASRWMEVRANIKDLIGTRIELRLGDPTDSEVNRKAAENVTAIPGRGLNENGLQMLTALPRIDGVDDASSLAGGIDDLVTRVASAWHGPAGPKLRLLPSRISHADLRAVAAAASADGSEPREILLGIDEANLAPFSIDPLDEPLLYLYGDADSGKSSMLRGVVHEITRLYGPTEAKIFVVDYRRALLGEIPQEYLGAYLTSHEMTEGGMSELAQFFQSRIPGPDVTPDQLRSRSWWKGAEGFVLIDDYDLVSTSQGNPVAVLAPLLAQAADLGLHVILTRRTGGASRAAYDPIIQRMTDLGATGILLSGNPEEGQLIGKVKAAPAIPGRAQIVSRDRGLVAAQLLWVPPSYQ